A stretch of Colletotrichum lupini chromosome 2, complete sequence DNA encodes these proteins:
- a CDS encoding C6 zinc finger protein, whose amino-acid sequence MARIGTQRVKTGCTTCKIRRIKCDEARPSCARCISTGRKCDGYISPPTTTYSWAQLLRSCPVNNATSIRASQPTRASIVYAERTMDFYRKVTAPAFAGSLNSYFWTNVVIQMSDQEPVASHAVLALSSVYETFSNGSWEASSFAVWHYNEAIKLLRTTTDRALILFVCVLFICIELIRRNPKDATTHCRHGINILNEIHNESDFLRNHITPVMRQLSIAPYRYGINLLVSLL is encoded by the coding sequence ATGGCCCGAATAGGCACACAAAGAGTAAAGACGGGTTGTACAACCTGCAAGATCCGACGAATCAAATGCGACGAGGCGCGTCCATCCTGCGCGAGATGCATCTCCACCGGCCGCAAATGTGACGGTTACATCTCcccgccgacgacgacgtACTCCTGGGCGCAACTCTTGAGATCATGCCCCGTGAACAACGCAACTTCGATTCGGGCTTCACAGCCGACCAGAGCCAGCATTGTCTACGCCGAGCGGACGATGGACTTTTACCGCAAGGTTACGGCGCCGGCCTTTGCTGGGTCACTCAACTCATACTTCTGGACTAATGTCGTGATCCAAATGTCGGACCAAGAACCTGTGGCCAGCCATGCTGTGCTGGCGCTCAGCTCCGTGTACGAGACATTCAGCAACGGATCATGGGAAGCAAGCTCCTTTGCTGTGTGGCACTACAACGAGGCGATCAAGCTCCTCCGCACAACGACAGACCGCGCGCTGATTCTCTTCGTCTGTGTGCTTTTCATCTGCATAGAGCTGATCCGTCGGAACCCAAAAGACGCCACTACTCACTGCCGGCACGGGATCAACATCCTGAATGAGATACATAACGAGTCTGACTTTCTGCGGAACCACATCACACCAGTCATGCGGCAGCTTAGCATCGCGCCATACCGATACGGTATCAacctgttagtatccctattatag
- a CDS encoding monocarboxylate transporter, with product MSVELRPMPNSGAVASAPQSDEEDGNTLIHTMPPTDKGAAAWKFLLSSFVIEALLWGFPLTFGVFQEYYSSQPQFEGDFNIAVIGTVSTSIYFLGAPLAAPVVKRFHRYQKHMVVIGWAMCVASLVGASFATSIAGLIATQGVLYGFGFLMLYFPVLRMLNEWFVARRGLAYGVLYAGGGFSGVGMPFLLQVLLSKYGYQTTLRAVAVAQFLGVAPILHMIKGRLPPSPHGAMRMFDVSFLRQPLFYCFALSNLFQGFAYYIPSLYLPSYASAIGLSGTMGALLLAAHNLATVFGQIGFGWLSDHTNNVFMLIFVSSFTSAVAAFTLWGFAHSLPLLVIFALVFGMFAGGFLINWPKFGAMLSDDPQPVYSMMAFGKGIGNLATGPNTAGSLTKPKAMRSFAVSIALLSFLATGSVAQNNGITPVTCQPETVNCDSTADCEAKGKLGGFPCPAGSGQNDADCWIASSSDPSVQMTVQCWCCKASSKKMFRA from the exons ATGTCGGTTGAACTGCGCCCGATGCCGAACTCTGGCGCGGTTGCCTCGGCGCCGCAGAGTGATGAGGAAGACGGAAACACCTTGATCCATACTATGCCGCCGACCGACAAGGGCGCTGCAGCATGGAAGTTTTTGCTTTCCAGCTTCGTTATTGAGGCACTTCTATGGG GATTTCCCTTGACCTTTGGTGTCTTTCAGGAATACTATTCCTCCCAACCACAATTTGAGGGTGACTTCAATATCGCTGTCATTGGCACGGTATCCACGAGTATCTATTTCCTCGGAGCGCCGCTCGCTGCGCCTGTGGTGAAAAGATTCCACCGATACCAGAAGCACATGGTCGTCATCGGCTGGGCGATGTGCGTCGCGTCTCTGGTGGGTGCGTCCTTTGCCACCTCAATCGCGGGTCTGATCGCAACCCAGGGTGTCTTGTACGGTTTTGGATTTTTGATGCTCTACTTCCCGGTGTTGCGGATGTTGAACGAGTGGTTCGTCGCCCGGCGCGGACTTGCATATGGCGTTCTTTACGCCGGCGGCGGGTTTAGCGGCGTTGGGATGCCTTTCCTGCTGCAAGTACTGTTGTCCAAGTATGGATACCAGACTACGCTCCGGGCTGTAGCTGTCGCTCAGTTCCTTGGGGTTGCGCCCATTCTACACATGATCAAGGGCCGACTGCCGCCGTCCCCTCACGGTGCCATGCGCATGTTCGACGTCAGCTTCCTGAGACAGCCCCTATTCTACTGCTTCGCACTCTCGAACTTGTTCCAGGGTTTCGCTTACTACATCCCGTCTTTGTATCTGCCCTCTTACGCTAGTGCCATCGGGCTTTCTGGTACCATGGGGGCGCTTCTCTTGGCAGCGCACAACTTGGCAACCGTTTTCGGGCAGATTGGTTTCGGATGGCTTTCCGACCACACGAACAACGTCTTTATGCTCATCTTCGTCTCTTCTTTTACGTCGGCGGTGGCGGCCTTCACTCTCTGGGGATTCGCCCACTCTCTGCCGCTGTTAGTCATCTTCGCACTGGTCTTTGGGATGTTTGCTGGAGGCTTCCTCATCAACTGGCCAAAGTTTGGGGCGATGCTTTCCGACGACCCGCAGCCCGTGTACAGCATGATGGCGTTTGGCAAGGGCATCGGGAACTTGGCCACCGGCCCGAATACTGCCGGATCATTAACCAAGCCG AAGGCCATGCGTTCATTCGCCGTAAGCATCGCGCTGCTTTCCTTCCTTGCCACAGGATCGGTTGCCCAGAACAACGGTATCACACCTGTGACATGCCAGCCAGAGACAGTCAACTGT GACTCAACGGCAGACTGTGAAGCAAAGGGCAAGCTTGGCGGGTTTCCCTGCCCTGCTGGGTCCGGCCAAAACGACGCCGACTGCTGGATTGCCTCGAGTTCCGATCCCAGCGTACAAATGACCGTGCAG TGTTGGTGTTGCAAGGCATCGAGCAAAAAGATGTTTCGTGCCTAA